A genomic region of Brevibacillus sp. JNUCC-41 contains the following coding sequences:
- the pxpA gene encoding 5-oxoprolinase subunit PxpA: MNTVDLNCDLGESFGAYRIGNDQEILDYVTSVNVACGFHAGDPTVMRKTVQLALGKNVKIGAHPGLQDLIGFGRRNMNISPQEAYDIVVYQIGALNGFLQSEGGSMQHVKPHGALYNMAAKNKELSMAIAEAVYKVNPELILFGLSGSELIRAGQAIGLQTGSEVFADRTYQHDGSLTSRLEKDALIENDDDAIAQVIRMVKEGKVLSQQGSDVALKADTICIHGDGAHALSFARHIKESLQLSEITVKSFS; encoded by the coding sequence ATGAACACGGTTGATTTGAATTGTGATTTAGGAGAAAGTTTTGGCGCTTACCGTATTGGTAATGATCAAGAGATTTTGGATTATGTAACATCTGTCAATGTAGCTTGTGGATTCCACGCTGGTGATCCGACCGTCATGAGAAAAACGGTTCAGCTTGCTTTAGGGAAAAATGTCAAAATCGGAGCCCACCCAGGTTTACAGGATTTAATAGGATTTGGAAGGCGCAATATGAATATTTCACCACAGGAAGCTTATGATATTGTCGTCTATCAAATTGGTGCATTAAATGGCTTTCTGCAATCCGAAGGCGGAAGTATGCAGCATGTGAAACCGCATGGGGCATTGTACAATATGGCCGCAAAGAATAAAGAGTTATCCATGGCCATTGCCGAAGCGGTATATAAAGTGAATCCCGAGCTTATCTTATTTGGTTTGTCAGGCAGTGAATTAATACGTGCCGGACAGGCTATCGGATTGCAAACCGGGAGTGAAGTATTTGCCGATCGTACCTACCAACATGATGGTTCATTGACTTCCCGATTGGAAAAGGACGCATTGATCGAAAACGATGATGATGCCATTGCGCAAGTCATTCGCATGGTGAAGGAGGGAAAGGTTCTGTCTCAACAAGGCTCGGATGTGGCTTTAAAAGCAGATACCATTTGTATTCATGGGGACGGGGCACATGCTTTATCCTTTGCTCGTCATATTAAAGAATCTTTACAATTATCTGAAATAACAGTCAAGTCCTTTTCTTGA
- the hutH gene encoding histidine ammonia-lyase codes for MTTTNCSHPMDIKEVALGDGAISIKEVIAVARYGAKVTFTEPYCERVNKSRSLIEKFLDDNRMIYGVTTGFGSNMTEVISPQDAETLQRNIVRSHAVSVGETLEKEVVRAIQLMILVNLGQGYSGVRLQVLNLIASLLNHDILPYVPGEGSVGYLSPEAHMSLLVIGEGRAWYNDELLPGKDALAQAGLKPVTLGCKEGLALISGTPSVTAMAVLALYNSMQAAKTADITGAMSLEVLKGTIKAFDPRPHALKKHEEQAMTARNVTRILEGSQIIDTYQDHRLQDALSLRCIPQVHGAIKRVLKDAAVTIENEMNSVSDNPLVFPEEEDGIALMAGNFDGSFVGIYADAISIALANLAKITERRIDRLVNHHLSELPNFLVVNPGLNSGYMIPQYTAAGLLNEIRVLSHPATIDNVPTCANQEDVISFAYFASKKAYRISKKLEYILAIELMTATQAMDFHLPLKPSPVTEGVYHLVRSEVPMVEEDRFFHPDIEAVYRQIHEGEIVKLVEIKIGEIEF; via the coding sequence ATGACAACTACTAATTGTTCACATCCTATGGATATTAAAGAGGTGGCACTAGGGGATGGTGCGATTTCGATCAAAGAGGTAATTGCGGTTGCAAGATATGGTGCAAAAGTTACTTTCACTGAGCCATATTGTGAAAGAGTAAATAAATCACGAAGCTTAATAGAAAAGTTTTTGGATGATAATAGAATGATTTACGGTGTAACGACTGGTTTTGGCAGTAATATGACAGAAGTGATTTCCCCACAGGACGCAGAAACCCTTCAACGTAATATTGTTCGTTCACATGCTGTTTCAGTAGGGGAAACTCTTGAAAAAGAAGTCGTAAGAGCCATTCAATTGATGATCCTTGTGAATTTAGGCCAGGGCTATTCAGGAGTCCGTTTACAAGTTTTAAATCTGATCGCTTCACTGTTGAATCACGATATACTTCCCTATGTTCCAGGTGAGGGGTCTGTGGGGTATCTGTCTCCTGAAGCACACATGTCTTTATTGGTGATCGGGGAGGGGCGGGCGTGGTACAATGATGAGCTTCTCCCGGGAAAGGATGCGTTAGCGCAAGCTGGATTGAAGCCAGTTACGCTTGGGTGTAAAGAAGGACTGGCTCTTATAAGCGGAACTCCTTCCGTCACTGCGATGGCCGTTCTGGCTTTATACAATAGCATGCAAGCAGCGAAAACCGCGGACATTACGGGAGCTATGTCCTTAGAAGTGCTAAAAGGTACAATAAAAGCATTTGATCCCCGTCCCCATGCATTGAAAAAACATGAGGAACAGGCAATGACAGCCAGAAATGTAACAAGGATTCTTGAAGGCAGCCAAATCATTGATACATACCAGGATCATAGATTACAAGATGCACTAAGCTTACGTTGCATCCCACAAGTCCATGGAGCGATAAAAAGAGTATTGAAAGACGCTGCTGTTACGATTGAGAATGAAATGAATTCCGTAAGTGACAATCCTCTGGTTTTTCCGGAAGAGGAAGATGGAATTGCACTAATGGCTGGAAATTTTGATGGTTCATTTGTTGGGATATACGCGGATGCGATTTCCATAGCGCTAGCAAACTTAGCAAAAATAACAGAACGCAGAATAGATCGGCTTGTAAACCATCACCTTAGTGAATTACCTAATTTCTTAGTGGTTAATCCAGGATTGAATAGTGGCTACATGATTCCACAATATACAGCTGCTGGGCTACTGAATGAAATCAGGGTGTTATCGCATCCAGCCACTATCGATAATGTCCCTACATGCGCAAATCAAGAAGACGTGATAAGTTTTGCTTATTTCGCTTCGAAGAAAGCCTATCGGATTTCGAAGAAACTTGAATATATTTTAGCCATTGAACTGATGACGGCAACGCAAGCAATGGATTTTCATCTGCCATTGAAACCGTCACCGGTCACGGAGGGGGTATATCATTTAGTTCGGAGCGAAGTCCCGATGGTTGAAGAAGACCGCTTTTTCCATCCTGACATTGAAGCGGTTTATCGGCAAATTCATGAAGGAGAAATAGTGAAGCTCGTTGAAATTAAAATCGGGGAAATAGAGTTCTAA
- the solA gene encoding N-methyl-L-tryptophan oxidase: MHYDVIVIGAGSMGMSSGYYLSKKGQKVLLLDSFAPPHNKGSHHGETRIIRHAYGEGREYVSLALKAQKLWGELERNSGEQLFLPTGVLNAGSENSTFIKQVKAGAMEYGLPMEFLDSHEIHDRWPGITLPEDYIGCYESTSGVLKSEECISAYQQLAKSNGADIIVNSEVRKIVVHGDGVTVKTDEQTFHSGSLVVAVGAWAPKILAMLNLDLPLEPIRKTFAWFHANEKLYNHNDFPAFSFDTSIGTYYGFPSINGSGLKIGRHDGGNRINPDGCIEGFGELDDDEGDLVNFLRKYMPADQKMKFGKTCIYTMTPDEHFIVDKHPYYPHIAIAAGFSGHGFKFSSVMGEILSDLIISGTSKEDISLFSINRFNN, from the coding sequence ATGCACTATGATGTAATTGTAATTGGAGCTGGATCTATGGGAATGTCTTCAGGATATTACCTTTCAAAAAAAGGACAAAAAGTATTATTATTGGATTCCTTTGCTCCTCCTCATAATAAGGGCAGCCATCACGGGGAAACAAGAATTATTAGACATGCTTATGGTGAAGGAAGGGAGTATGTATCGTTGGCACTTAAAGCCCAAAAGCTATGGGGTGAATTGGAAAGAAATTCGGGGGAACAATTATTTCTTCCAACGGGGGTCCTGAATGCTGGAAGCGAAAATTCCACTTTCATTAAACAAGTGAAAGCTGGGGCAATGGAATATGGTTTACCTATGGAATTCTTGGATTCACATGAAATTCATGATAGATGGCCTGGTATAACACTGCCAGAAGATTACATTGGTTGCTATGAATCGACTTCTGGCGTGTTGAAAAGTGAAGAGTGCATAAGTGCCTATCAACAACTTGCGAAATCTAATGGTGCCGACATCATTGTAAACAGTGAAGTAAGGAAGATAGTTGTGCATGGTGATGGGGTCACGGTTAAAACGGATGAACAGACATTCCACTCAGGATCTTTAGTGGTTGCAGTTGGGGCATGGGCGCCGAAAATACTGGCGATGTTAAATTTAGACCTGCCGCTAGAACCCATTAGAAAAACATTTGCTTGGTTTCATGCAAATGAAAAATTATATAATCATAATGATTTTCCGGCTTTTTCTTTTGATACTTCAATTGGTACATACTATGGCTTTCCTAGTATAAATGGTTCTGGATTGAAGATAGGGAGACATGATGGAGGAAACCGTATAAATCCTGATGGCTGTATTGAAGGGTTTGGTGAATTGGATGATGATGAGGGTGATTTGGTGAATTTTTTAAGGAAATATATGCCTGCTGATCAAAAAATGAAATTTGGGAAAACTTGCATCTACACCATGACCCCTGATGAGCATTTTATAGTGGATAAACATCCTTATTATCCACACATTGCTATAGCAGCAGGGTTCTCTGGACACGGTTTTAAATTCAGCAGTGTCATGGGTGAAATTTTGAGTGACTTGATTATCTCCGGTACTAGCAAGGAAGATATTTCATTGTTTTCTATTAATCGATTCAATAATTGA
- a CDS encoding MFS transporter, protein MNEQKYTIDDAPFKKFHFRIAGLTFGSSFCDGYSLGIIAMALTVFGPQMNMNAMWTGLIGSSALIGLFAGSLILGRLSDRVGRQKIFLVNFLLITVATILQFFVSSPEELLILRLLIGFGLGGDYAVGTTLLAEFSPKKYRSSLLASINVVWTIGYVASNFVGHYLGQGGSDSWRWMLVSAAIPAIVVLILRIGTPESPRWLVSMGRVEEARRIVKKHLGPNVEMGEMTTGTENQKTLGFRGLFSKKLRKRMAFGGIFKLTLVIPYFAIYTFLPSILSTMGFEQNFFADTMLNLFLLVGAIVGLWLLAKFSRRGFTIGAFTILTVSLFSLSFLHNSSQFLMLIAFLIFTFFMSAASNLTLVYPAELFPTEIRGSGIGMVTAISRIGSAIGTFLLPVSLSSFGLGASMAGMAAILLVGLIVSIAWAPETKSLSLNDASNPLLEAGHPPMETDIPFTKNEKIT, encoded by the coding sequence TTGAACGAACAAAAATACACTATAGACGATGCCCCATTTAAAAAGTTTCATTTTCGAATTGCTGGACTTACCTTCGGATCAAGCTTCTGTGATGGCTATTCCCTTGGGATTATCGCGATGGCCCTGACAGTATTCGGGCCTCAAATGAATATGAATGCGATGTGGACAGGGCTGATCGGCAGTTCTGCTTTAATCGGTCTGTTTGCTGGATCTTTAATACTTGGAAGACTTTCCGATCGTGTAGGCAGACAGAAAATCTTTCTCGTAAACTTTTTACTTATTACGGTAGCTACCATTTTACAATTTTTTGTCAGCAGTCCAGAAGAGCTGCTTATTTTACGGTTGCTAATCGGTTTTGGACTTGGAGGAGATTACGCTGTCGGTACGACTTTACTCGCCGAGTTTTCACCAAAAAAGTACCGCTCCTCTCTCCTCGCGTCCATAAACGTAGTATGGACGATTGGATATGTAGCATCGAACTTTGTTGGTCATTACCTGGGACAGGGTGGTTCAGACTCATGGCGTTGGATGCTTGTCAGCGCTGCCATTCCAGCTATTGTGGTTTTAATCTTAAGAATAGGAACGCCTGAATCACCAAGATGGCTTGTCAGCATGGGGCGTGTCGAAGAAGCTCGCCGAATTGTAAAAAAACACCTTGGACCGAACGTTGAAATGGGAGAAATGACGACTGGCACTGAAAACCAAAAGACTTTAGGATTTCGTGGACTTTTCAGTAAAAAGCTTCGTAAGCGGATGGCTTTTGGCGGAATATTCAAATTAACTCTTGTTATTCCGTACTTTGCCATTTACACTTTCCTGCCGTCCATACTAAGTACAATGGGTTTTGAACAAAACTTTTTTGCCGATACGATGCTGAATTTATTCTTGCTTGTTGGGGCAATTGTTGGTCTTTGGTTGCTTGCAAAATTTTCTCGTAGAGGATTCACAATCGGGGCATTTACAATCCTTACAGTTTCATTGTTTTCACTCAGCTTCTTACACAATAGTTCTCAATTCTTAATGCTGATAGCCTTTTTGATCTTTACTTTTTTCATGTCAGCAGCATCGAACCTTACACTAGTATACCCAGCAGAGCTTTTTCCAACTGAGATTCGTGGATCGGGAATAGGCATGGTTACGGCAATTAGTCGAATTGGTTCTGCGATTGGAACATTCCTGCTGCCTGTTTCTTTAAGTTCATTTGGATTAGGTGCCTCAATGGCAGGAATGGCAGCCATTCTGCTGGTTGGCTTGATCGTATCGATCGCTTGGGCGCCTGAGACAAAATCGCTTTCACTTAATGATGCCAGTAATCCTTTACTTGAAGCGGGGCACCCTCCGATGGAAACAGATATTCCCTTTACTAAAAATGAAAAAATAACATAA
- the hutI gene encoding imidazolonepropionase, with the protein MTKPIWIKHAAQLATLTSDRKGPRSKEAMSELGLITDGSIWMESGLIQAIGTTKELEELYADRMHEAEVFDATGHLVTPGLVDPHTHVVYGGSREREFEMRLEGATYMDIMNAGGGIHATTRMTREASEEELMEQTMRRLDSFLAHGVTTVEGKSGYGMNLETELKQLRVMKKLQEEHPIDLVPTFMGAHAVPKDYKGREDEFVDHLINDMLPIVSEEKLAEFNDVFCEKGVFTPEQSERILNAGKKYGLIPKIHADEIEPYGGAELASKIGAISAEHLLKASDEGITAMAKSGTIACLLPATALYLREEAAPGRRMVDEGVAVAISTDCNPGSSPTTSMPLVMNLACISMRLTPAEALTAATYNAACAINREERVGSLEVGKQADVVLWNVENYQELQYLFGVNHVKSVWKNGVQVVNDKVKTDSKSLTGL; encoded by the coding sequence ATGACAAAACCAATTTGGATAAAACATGCCGCTCAACTTGCAACCCTTACCTCTGATAGGAAAGGTCCTCGTTCTAAAGAGGCAATGTCAGAGCTTGGGTTGATTACGGATGGAAGTATATGGATGGAATCTGGTTTGATCCAAGCGATCGGTACGACCAAAGAATTGGAAGAACTCTATGCAGATAGAATGCATGAAGCTGAAGTCTTTGATGCAACTGGCCATTTGGTGACACCTGGGCTAGTTGACCCACATACGCATGTTGTATATGGCGGGAGTCGGGAACGTGAATTTGAAATGCGTCTTGAAGGCGCAACATATATGGACATTATGAACGCAGGTGGGGGCATTCATGCCACCACCCGCATGACAAGGGAAGCAAGTGAAGAAGAATTGATGGAGCAAACCATGCGCCGACTTGATTCGTTTCTCGCTCATGGCGTGACTACAGTAGAAGGTAAAAGCGGTTACGGAATGAATTTGGAAACCGAATTGAAGCAGTTGCGGGTGATGAAGAAGTTACAGGAAGAGCATCCGATCGATCTAGTTCCTACTTTTATGGGAGCCCATGCGGTTCCAAAGGATTATAAAGGCCGTGAGGATGAATTTGTCGATCATCTGATTAATGATATGCTTCCAATCGTCTCTGAAGAAAAGCTTGCTGAATTCAATGATGTTTTTTGTGAAAAGGGGGTTTTTACCCCTGAGCAATCAGAGCGGATTTTAAATGCGGGGAAAAAGTACGGCTTGATCCCTAAAATTCATGCTGATGAAATTGAGCCATACGGTGGAGCTGAATTAGCTTCGAAGATAGGAGCCATTTCAGCTGAGCATTTGTTAAAAGCTTCCGATGAGGGGATTACTGCTATGGCGAAGTCAGGCACCATTGCCTGCTTGCTTCCAGCCACCGCCTTGTATTTACGAGAAGAAGCGGCCCCTGGAAGACGAATGGTTGATGAAGGTGTGGCTGTAGCCATTTCGACAGATTGCAATCCCGGATCTTCACCGACGACATCCATGCCGCTTGTCATGAATCTGGCATGCATTTCGATGCGGCTTACCCCTGCAGAAGCTCTGACGGCGGCGACATACAATGCTGCTTGTGCAATCAACAGGGAAGAAAGGGTCGGTTCCCTCGAAGTCGGAAAACAAGCGGATGTCGTTTTATGGAATGTTGAAAACTATCAGGAGCTGCAATATTTATTTGGGGTCAATCACGTTAAATCTGTATGGAAAAATGGTGTGCAAGTAGTGAATGATAAAGTGAAGACTGATTCCAAAAGCCTGACTGGTCTATAA
- a CDS encoding MFS transporter: protein MLRNNYRYFIIFMIIVITIINYIDRGALSYAQAEIIKEFNLDPVSWGAILGYFGYGYIFGALFGGALADKKGPKFMWIIAGTTWSFFEIGTIFAGHIGAALFGGSALAGFAVFRVLFGLAEGPTLSTMNRTMANWVSPKEKGFAVALGLVGTPIGALITAPIVVGLLTFTNWKVTFVILGILGFIWVAIWNKVFTNLPEDHPRVSKTELEEIRRADILIKGETKLDEQINVPWYHFFKNPTLVFNAIGYFAFLYVNILLLTWTPKYLQDEFNYSLSSLSYIGMIPWVGAIITGLLGGKISDILRRKTGNLRIARSWFTVVSLFCTAVCFMLIPTVESAAAVLALMCIGNAFNYLPNSIYWIVVLDTEPNKAGTFGGVTHFIANLATIIAPTLTGSLVAIYGYNAMFIAASIAVTIGMLAMVFVKPGKKGNSSETTTNMVS from the coding sequence ATGTTGAGAAATAACTATCGTTATTTTATCATTTTTATGATTATTGTTATTACAATCATAAATTATATTGATAGAGGTGCACTTTCATATGCCCAAGCTGAAATAATCAAGGAGTTCAATTTAGATCCAGTAAGTTGGGGAGCAATCCTGGGGTATTTTGGATATGGATATATATTCGGTGCACTATTTGGTGGTGCTTTAGCAGATAAGAAAGGTCCTAAATTCATGTGGATCATTGCCGGAACTACATGGTCTTTTTTTGAAATTGGGACAATATTCGCAGGTCACATAGGTGCAGCATTATTTGGAGGCTCTGCCTTGGCAGGATTTGCGGTGTTTCGTGTTTTATTTGGTTTAGCTGAAGGACCTACATTATCAACGATGAACCGAACGATGGCAAACTGGGTATCTCCTAAAGAAAAAGGGTTTGCTGTAGCTCTTGGATTAGTGGGGACACCAATTGGAGCATTGATTACTGCACCCATCGTAGTAGGTCTTCTAACATTCACTAACTGGAAAGTAACTTTTGTTATTCTCGGTATATTAGGTTTTATTTGGGTAGCAATTTGGAACAAAGTATTTACAAACTTACCTGAAGATCATCCAAGAGTCTCGAAAACCGAACTAGAAGAAATTCGAAGAGCAGATATTTTAATAAAAGGTGAGACGAAATTAGACGAACAAATAAATGTACCATGGTACCACTTTTTTAAAAACCCTACGTTAGTATTTAATGCAATTGGATATTTTGCCTTTTTATATGTAAATATTCTATTACTTACATGGACCCCCAAATATCTGCAAGATGAATTTAATTATTCACTTTCTTCTCTATCATATATTGGTATGATTCCTTGGGTAGGAGCTATTATCACTGGATTATTAGGTGGTAAAATCTCGGATATATTACGAAGGAAAACAGGGAATTTACGTATTGCAAGATCTTGGTTTACAGTAGTCTCCTTATTTTGTACAGCTGTATGTTTTATGTTGATTCCGACTGTCGAGAGTGCGGCGGCCGTACTTGCTTTAATGTGTATAGGAAATGCCTTTAATTATTTGCCTAATTCCATTTATTGGATCGTGGTTCTGGATACAGAACCGAATAAAGCTGGAACATTTGGCGGGGTAACTCATTTCATTGCGAATCTGGCTACCATAATTGCCCCTACCTTGACTGGAAGTCTTGTCGCCATATATGGATATAATGCCATGTTTATTGCAGCATCAATAGCCGTCACGATTGGCATGTTAGCCATGGTATTCGTGAAGCCTGGCAAAAAAGGCAATTCATCGGAAACCACCACTAATATGGTTAGCTAA
- the hutU gene encoding urocanate hydratase gives MNTITNKVIRYTGTELHTKGWQQEAVLRMLMNNLDPEVAERPEDLVVYGGIGKAARNWECFDAIVKSLKELEEDETLLVQSGKPVAIFKTHSDAPRVLLANSNIVPAYANWETFHELDKKGLMMYGQMTAGSWIYIGSQGIVQGTYETFAELAKQHFNNSLKGTITLTAGLGGMGGAQPLAVTMNGGVCIGIDVDETRIDRRIETRYTDVKTDSLDEAIRLANEAKLAGKALSIGLIGNASDILPEMIARNFIPDVLTDQTSAHDPLNGYTPSGLSMVEAAELRNSDPEKYIELSKASMAKHVRAMLEMMEKGAVTFDYGNNIRQVAKDEGVENAFAFPGFVPAYIRPQFCEGKGPFRWVALSGDPEDIYKTDQAILREFADNEHLCNWIRMAQEKIQFQGLPSRICWLGYGERARFGKILNDMVASGELKAPIVIGRDHLDSGSVASPNRETEAMKDGSDVVADWPILNAMVNAVGGATWVSVHHGGGVGMGYSMHAGVVIVADGTKEAAARIERVLTTDPGMGVVRHVDAGYELAEETARERGINIPMLDKGIDKK, from the coding sequence ATGAACACGATTACAAACAAGGTTATCCGGTATACTGGAACAGAATTGCATACTAAAGGATGGCAACAAGAAGCAGTGCTTAGAATGCTCATGAATAATTTGGATCCTGAAGTTGCTGAACGTCCGGAAGATTTGGTGGTATACGGAGGGATTGGGAAAGCAGCTCGTAACTGGGAATGCTTTGATGCAATCGTCAAATCACTAAAAGAGCTTGAAGAAGATGAAACTTTACTTGTCCAATCAGGGAAACCGGTGGCCATTTTTAAAACGCATTCGGATGCACCACGTGTCCTGCTTGCAAATTCAAATATCGTCCCTGCATACGCGAACTGGGAAACATTCCATGAACTTGATAAAAAGGGATTGATGATGTATGGGCAGATGACAGCGGGCAGCTGGATATATATCGGATCTCAAGGGATCGTACAAGGTACATACGAGACCTTTGCCGAGCTTGCAAAACAACATTTCAATAACTCGTTAAAAGGCACCATTACACTAACGGCAGGTTTAGGCGGAATGGGAGGGGCACAGCCGTTGGCAGTTACGATGAACGGTGGTGTCTGTATCGGGATCGATGTAGATGAGACAAGAATTGACAGGAGGATTGAGACTCGTTATACCGACGTGAAAACGGATTCATTGGATGAAGCCATTCGTTTAGCCAATGAAGCTAAACTTGCAGGGAAAGCATTATCGATTGGTTTGATTGGGAATGCTTCAGATATTCTACCGGAAATGATCGCAAGGAACTTCATCCCTGATGTCTTGACGGATCAGACTTCGGCCCATGATCCGCTAAATGGATATACTCCTTCAGGCCTGTCAATGGTGGAAGCGGCAGAGTTACGAAATTCGGACCCAGAAAAGTATATTGAACTCTCTAAAGCTTCAATGGCCAAACATGTAAGAGCGATGCTTGAAATGATGGAAAAAGGAGCCGTGACATTTGATTATGGCAACAATATCCGTCAAGTTGCGAAAGATGAAGGGGTAGAGAATGCTTTTGCCTTCCCGGGCTTCGTTCCTGCTTATATCCGTCCACAATTCTGTGAAGGTAAAGGTCCTTTCCGCTGGGTGGCTTTATCTGGGGATCCAGAAGATATTTATAAAACAGACCAAGCCATTTTACGCGAATTCGCTGATAATGAACATTTATGTAACTGGATCAGAATGGCTCAAGAAAAAATTCAGTTCCAAGGTCTGCCTTCCCGCATATGCTGGCTTGGTTATGGGGAGCGCGCCCGTTTTGGTAAAATCCTCAATGATATGGTTGCAAGCGGTGAATTAAAGGCCCCAATCGTGATTGGTCGTGACCATTTGGATTCTGGCTCTGTCGCTTCGCCGAATCGTGAAACGGAAGCCATGAAGGATGGTTCCGATGTAGTGGCTGACTGGCCGATATTAAATGCAATGGTGAATGCAGTTGGCGGTGCAACCTGGGTTTCCGTACATCATGGCGGCGGCGTAGGAATGGGTTACTCCATGCATGCAGGCGTTGTAATTGTGGCAGATGGCACAAAAGAAGCAGCAGCCAGGATTGAAAGAGTGTTGACAACTGACCCTGGGATGGGTGTAGTGCGTCATGTTGACGCAGGATATGAACTGGCAGAGGAAACAGCCCGTGAAAGAGGTATTAATATCCCGATGCTTGATAAAGGAATTGATAAAAAATGA
- a CDS encoding NRAMP family divalent metal transporter: MATSAIGPGFLMQTTVYTQSLAASFGFVILISVILDIFAQTNVWRIIAVSEKRGQEIANMVLPGLGYVLAALIVLGGLAFNIGNIAGAGLGLNAMTGISPTTGAAISAVIAVLIFVVKEAGKAMDRFTQIAGFFMICLMVYVAWTTSPPVGEAVVRTFAPDKIDIIAIVTLVGGSVGGYITFAGGHRLLDAGVKGVDSLPQVTKSSVMGILITTVMRVALFLAVLGVVSKGLQINPDNPAASVFQLAAGNVGYKIFGIVMWAAAITSVVGAAYTSVSFIRTFSEKINKKANWIIIGFIVVSTICFLFIGQPVKVLLVVGAINGLILPIALGTLLIAAYKKNIVGDYKHPLWLTISGVFVVVIMALMGVYTLMKQLPALF, translated from the coding sequence ATGGCGACGTCGGCAATAGGACCCGGTTTTTTAATGCAAACAACCGTTTATACCCAAAGTCTTGCGGCAAGTTTCGGATTCGTCATTCTTATTTCGGTCATTCTTGATATATTTGCCCAAACAAATGTATGGCGCATTATTGCTGTATCCGAAAAACGGGGGCAAGAAATTGCAAACATGGTCCTACCAGGGTTGGGCTATGTACTGGCAGCCCTGATCGTTTTGGGCGGGCTGGCATTTAATATTGGAAATATCGCAGGAGCTGGATTAGGTCTGAATGCGATGACGGGAATATCCCCCACGACCGGGGCTGCAATAAGTGCAGTCATCGCGGTACTGATTTTTGTGGTGAAAGAAGCAGGAAAAGCGATGGACCGTTTTACGCAAATTGCCGGATTTTTCATGATTTGTTTGATGGTTTACGTTGCTTGGACAACCTCTCCTCCAGTCGGGGAAGCGGTAGTGAGGACTTTTGCACCTGATAAAATCGATATTATAGCAATTGTAACGTTAGTAGGTGGTTCTGTAGGTGGCTATATTACCTTTGCAGGGGGACACCGTCTCTTGGATGCAGGGGTGAAGGGCGTTGACTCATTACCTCAGGTCACGAAGAGCTCGGTAATGGGGATACTCATAACGACGGTCATGCGTGTTGCCTTATTTCTAGCCGTATTGGGCGTTGTATCGAAAGGTTTACAAATTAATCCCGATAACCCTGCAGCATCCGTTTTTCAACTCGCAGCTGGTAATGTAGGATATAAAATCTTCGGTATCGTCATGTGGGCTGCCGCAATAACATCAGTAGTCGGAGCGGCATATACTTCCGTTTCATTTATCAGAACTTTCAGCGAAAAGATAAATAAGAAGGCGAACTGGATAATCATTGGTTTTATTGTCGTTTCGACCATTTGCTTTCTATTCATTGGTCAACCGGTTAAAGTGCTGCTAGTAGTCGGGGCCATCAATGGACTCATTTTACCAATTGCTCTTGGAACATTGCTAATTGCTGCATATAAGAAAAACATCGTGGGTGATTATAAGCATCCTTTATGGCTAACGATTTCCGGTGTGTTCGTGGTAGTCATCATGGCGTTAATGGGCGTATATACTTTAATGAAACAACTGCCCGCACTTTTTTAA